Proteins from one Scleropages formosus chromosome 14, fSclFor1.1, whole genome shotgun sequence genomic window:
- the LOC108920035 gene encoding granzyme B-like, protein MYTSLRLLCLLLQLLLHHTGASDSGIIGGQRAKPHSRPYMASLQIDGSHLCGGFLIRKDFILTSAHCSHRCKEIKVVLGAHNIRRKEALIQKIPVKKCYKHNLYKIAIYDYDIMLIKLQHNAALNKNVKVIELPKYKETVPDETQCTMSGWGKTTPQGQFESVLQEVSLKIQSNKECRTAWHNVFSPQRTLCTHFNGKKGICQGDSGGPLVCKNKAHGIAAFTGNPCNMNYPNVFMKVSFFIPWIKDTMQE, encoded by the exons ATGTACACATCCCTGCGTCTTCTCTGtcttcttctccagctgcttctcCATCACACAG GAGCATCTGACAGCGGTATCATAGGAGGCCAGAGAGCTAAGCCGCACTCCCGCCCTTACATGGCCTCTCTCCAGATTGACGGATCACATTTGTGTGGAGGCTTTCTCATTCGCAAGGACTTCATCTTGACTTCAGCACACTGCTCTCACCG ATGCAAAGAAATCAAAGTTGTGCTGGGAGCCCACAACATTCGGAGGAAAGAAGCATTAATACAGAAGATACCAGTAAAAAAATGCTACAAGCACAATCTCTATAAAATTGCCATATATGACTATGACATAATGCTTATAAAG CTACAGCACAATGCTGCTCTCAATAAGAATGTAAAGGTGATAGAGCTGCCAAAATACAAGGAAACTGTCCCAGATGAAACCCAGTGCACCATGTCTGGATGGGGGAAGACGACACCCCAGGGGCAGTTTGAGAGCGTCCTACAAGAGGTCTCTCTCAAGATCCAGAGTAACAAAGAATGCAGGACGGCCTGGCACAATGTCTTTTCTCCACAGAGAACTCTGTGCACTcactttaatggaaaaaagggaATTTGCCAG gggGATTCAGGGGGACCCCTTGTCTGCAAAAACAAAGCACATGGAATAGCTGCTTTTACTGGAAATCCATGTAATATGAATTACCCCAATGTTTTCATGAAGGTGTCCTTCTTCATTCCTTGGATAAAAGACACAATGCAAGAATAA